CGACGTGGAGGGGCGAACACGCGTGGACGGACGAACGGACGGCGACGAGGTCGAAGGACGGACGCGTGTGGAGGGGCGGACGGACGGCGCGGAAGCCGCCGACGGGCGGACGCGCGGCGGCGTGCCAAGCTGGGGCGCATCGGTGCGCGTCGGCCGGACCGGCGTGTCGCGGTCGGTGGAGGCCGAGAGCGACGCGCCCGCCGGGCGGATCGGCGTACCTGCGCGGACCGCGTCGCGGACGGACTCCTGCCGCGCGGCTACCTGCTGCTGCGCCGAGCGCGAGAGCGTGCGGATGCTGCCCACGCCGAGCGGCGCGTCGAGCAGCACGTCGCCCCGGCGGCGGTCGTTGGCGTAGGCCGAGAGCGCGTTGCGGCGCGTCCGGTCGGTGCCGAGCGCCGTGCGGATGCTGCCCCGCGTGCCGCCGCCCCGGATGCCGCCGCTACTGCCGCCGTAGAAGCCGCCGCCGTAAAACCCGCCGTTGTAGAAGCTGCCGTCGAAGAAGCCCGCCGCGTACCCGTCAAAGAAGCCGGCCCCGTAGCCGCCGAAGAACGTCGGGCGGAACCCGTAGTAGGGCGCGAAGAAGGGGTCGTAGAAGAAGGGGTCGTAGAAGCCGGAGTAGAAGGGCCTGCCGAAACCGAAGCGGAAGCTCACGCCGAAGCTGTAGCGGAAGCGCAAGTCGAAGAAGGGATCGAAGCCGTAAGCCCACGACGGGGCCGGGTAGAACGGCGAGTAGAACTGGTAGAAGCGGCAGCGGAAGGGGCGGTAGTACGGCGCGTAGCTGACGAAGTAAGGACTGTAGTACGAGCCGCCGAAGTAGTCGGAGCCTGCGTCGTAGTAGCGGTCATAGTCCTCGTAGACCGGGTCCTCGTAGCGGTAGCGCGTGACCTGCACGTCGTCGTCGTAGTACCCGCCGCCGTAGGTCTCGCCGTAGGTGTCCTGGTAGACGCCCTCGGCGTAGGTCTCTCCCTCGTAGTAGATCGTCTCGCCGGCCTCCGGGGCATAGCCCAGGCCGACGCGGGCCGTGCTGCCGGTCCAGGTCGGGGCCGCCTCCGGCTCAGCGCTCGTGCGCTCAGCGTAGTCGGCGGGGAGGCGGTAGTCGCTGCCGGCGGCGTAGGCGGCGTCCGCGCCGAGCTGGGTGTAGCAGCTCGACAGGCTGAAGCTCACCGCGACGAGCACGAGCGGGACGAGGAAGCGGGGAAGCGGGTTCATGGTAGCCAGGAGTCGATGTTGGTGCGGCGGATGCGTCAGCAGTGTACCGACAGCGAGGGCCCAGGGTCCGCAGCGCGTTGCGAGCACGCGGACGGGCACGGTATATTTGATCCTTTGCTCCCAGAGCCGCCGCGCCGCCGCCGGAAGTAACATCCAGCGCTGCCTCTCCCCCGGAGGGCAAGAAGCACGCCGCGCCGCGATCCGCCCTGCCGCGCCCCGAACCCCCGGGGCGCGCGTCGTTCCTGATCTCTTCTCTCGCCACACCCTTCGCCATGGCAGACGCCATTACGCCCCAGCAGCACGACTACTCGCAGTGGTACGTCGACGTGGTCCGCGCCGCGGGCCTCGCCGAGTACTCGCCCGTCCGGGGGTCGATGATCATCCCGCCCAACGGCTACGCGCTCTGGGAGAACATGCAGCGCGCCCTCGACGGGATGTTCAAGGCGACGGGCCACCGCAACGCCTACTTCCCGCTCTTCATCCCGCAGAGCTTCCTCGCCCGCGAGGCCGACCACGTCGACGGCTTCGCCAAGGAGTGCGCCGTCGTCACCCACTACCGCCTCAAGACCGACGACGCGGGCGAGCTGATCGTAGACCCCGAGGCCGAACTGGAGGAGCCGCTCATCGTCCGCCCGACGAGCGAGACGATCATCTGGGACGCCTACAGCCGGTGGATCCAGAGCTGGCGTGACCTCCCGATCCTGATCAACCAGTGGGCCAACGTGGTCCGGTGGGAGATGCGGACGCGGCTCTTCCTCCGCACCGCCGAGTTTCTCTGGCAGGAGGGCCACACCGCGCACGCGACCGAGGCCGAGGCCGTCGAGGAGGCGCGCCGGATGCTCGACGTCTACGCGACCTTCGCCGAGGACTGGATGGCGATGCCGGTCGTACGGGGCGCGAAGACCGAGAGCGAGCGCTTCCCCGGGGCCGTCGACACCTTCGCGATCGAGGCGCTGATGCAAGACGGCAAGGCGCTCCAGGCGGGGACCTCGCACTTCCTGGGGCAGAACTTCGCTCGCGCCTTCGACTGCACCTTCACCAACCAGAGCAACGAGCAGGAGCACGTCTGGGCGACGAGCTGGGGCGTCTCGACGCGCCTCGTCGGCGGCCTCGTGATGACGCACGGCGACGACCAGGGCCTCGTCCTCCCGCCGCGCCTCGCGCCGACGCAGGTCGTCGTCGTCCCGATCTACCGCGCGAACAAGCCCGACGACAAGGAGGCCGTACTCGACGCCGCCGAGCGCATCCGCCGGGACCTCGACGTGGCCGGCGTCCGCGTCCACGTCGACGCCCGCGAGGCGCAGCGGCCGGGCTGGAAGTTCAACGAGTACGAGGTGCAGGGCGTCCCGCTCCGCCTCGCCGTCGG
Above is a genomic segment from Bacteroidota bacterium containing:
- the proS gene encoding proline--tRNA ligase, which gives rise to MADAITPQQHDYSQWYVDVVRAAGLAEYSPVRGSMIIPPNGYALWENMQRALDGMFKATGHRNAYFPLFIPQSFLAREADHVDGFAKECAVVTHYRLKTDDAGELIVDPEAELEEPLIVRPTSETIIWDAYSRWIQSWRDLPILINQWANVVRWEMRTRLFLRTAEFLWQEGHTAHATEAEAVEEARRMLDVYATFAEDWMAMPVVRGAKTESERFPGAVDTFAIEALMQDGKALQAGTSHFLGQNFARAFDCTFTNQSNEQEHVWATSWGVSTRLVGGLVMTHGDDQGLVLPPRLAPTQVVVVPIYRANKPDDKEAVLDAAERIRRDLDVAGVRVHVDAREAQRPGWKFNEYEVQGVPLRLAVGPRDVQNGTVEVARRDQDGKQSVPLDTLADTVTSLLDAIQQGLFNRARDRRDSRTATVDSYGDFKAAVEDGGFVLAHWDGTPETEARIKEETKATIRVVPFERDDEPGQDPLTGQPSAGRVLFARAY